Within Dysgonomonas sp. HDW5A, the genomic segment CAGTCTGGATGCAACAATTCCGATCACTCCTTTGTGCCAATCTTTATTGAAAATGACAATACTGTTTATTTTAGTTATGTCAAGTTCCGACTCTATAAAATTAGTCGCCTCGTCTGTGATACGTTTATCAAGCTCGCGGCGATTTGCATTATAATGGTCTATATTTTCACTTTTGAGTTTTGCATCAAGAGCTGTGTTTGATAAAAGTAGATCCACAGCCTCTTTTCCATTCATCATACGTCCCGAAGCATTGATACGGGGACCTATTTTAAATACAATATCACTTACTGTAATTGATTTATCATTAAGACCGCAAATATCAATAATACCTTGTAATCCCATACTTGGACTTGAATTCAATTGCTTGAGTCCATAATGAGTAAGGATACGATTTTCGCCCGTTAATGGTACAATATCGGATGCAATGCTTACAGCCACCAGATCAAGCAGATCAAGCAGTTCCGAAAAATCGATCTTGTTATTTTGAGCTAAAGCCTGTGCCAGTTTAAAACCAACTCCACAGCCCGACAAGTGTTCGTAAGGATAAATCGAATCGACTCGTTTTGCATCTACAACAGCAACTGCATCGGGTAATGTTTCATCCGGCATGTGATGATCGCAGATGATAAAGTCAATCCCTTTATCTTTAGCATATTTGACTTTCTCAATGGCTTTTATACCACAATCGAGAGCTATAATCAGCTTAACATCAGTTTCAGCAGCATAGTCTATTCCCTGTTCGGATATTCCATAACCTTCATCATATCTGTCGGGAATGTAATAATCGAGATTGGTTGTAAACTTTCTTAAGAACTTAAACACGAGAGCTACAGCTGTAGTTCCGTCCACATCGTAATCACCATATACCAAAATACGTTCTTTTTGTCCTAAAGCTTTCTCAATTCTATTGATTGCTTTATCCATGTCAGGCAAGAGAAAAGGATCATGAAGATCTTTTAAACTTGGGTGAAAGAACTTATGTGCTTTATCAACAGTGTCTATTCCTCGTTGAATAAGCAGTTGACATAGAGCAGGGTGCATTCCCAGCTTAACTGCTAGTTCATCTCTGGTCTCTGTCTCTTTTGGTGTAAGTGGTTTGTAATTCCATTTGTAAATCATTATATATTGTTTTTCTTTTCTCTTTTCAGGGCAGAAGCCTCACAAGGCTTCTAAATCTCTTTGTATCAATACTTATTCTCTAAACCTTAGAGTTGACACATTGAGCTATATCTCGTAAAGATACTATATATATATAACACTGAATAATGATTATGTGTTTTTATTGTCGAAAAAAAAATGAGAAATCCAATATTTATTGATTAATAATTCTTTATAAAGTTGTGAACCTTATTGTTGTTTTAGTCGCTATAATAGTCGGAGGTTGTTATGATTGAAAAATGGAGCTAAGTCTTTAATGTTATCTGAACTGATTAAAAATCAGCTACTATTTTAAAGTTCAATTGGCGTCCGGTTAAATAATTAGGTACTGCAAATTGTTGATTAAAGACATTGGTTATCCAATAATATGAATTGGTATTATTGATGTCAAATAAATTAAATATGTCAACTCCGAGCCAAATGTTCTTGAATGACCCTAAAAAAGAATTTGTTCGTCTGATACTGAAATCTTCACCTAGAGCCTGCCATGCAAAGCCAATATCTAAACGACGATAGGCCGGTGTACGGAAGTAACCCTTCTCGAAAAATCCTGAATTTGGAGCGGCTTGGGGTAATCCCTGTGACAGATGACCTCGAAGATTCATTGTCAAACGTTCTATCCCCGGGAAATAGTCTTGAAAAAATAGAGAAATATTATATCGTTGATCGGTTGGTAAGGGAGCTTGGACTCCATCTACCGTTTGTTGAGTCTTCATCAACGAAAAGCTGATCCAGCTATCAGATCCTTTTACAAATTCACCAAATAATTTCATGTCCCATCCCATGCTATATCCAGTTCCTGAGTTTTCGCCCGAATATCTGATTTTTACATTATCAACAGTGTATGGTACAAGATTGGATAGCTTTTTATAGTAAACCTCACTTGTAAATTTAAAGGGACGATCCATCGATCTGAATTTGTAATCACCACCCAAAACAAAGTGTATTGATTTTTGTGATTTAATATCTTCATTTAGTTCTATAACCGAGTTTTGACCCTTGGTAACTATTTTTTGATATTCCCTGTAAAAGGGGGCTTGGTAATAGATACCTGTAGCAAAACGTAAAGTAATGTCTCTTTTTGTGTCGGGTATGAGTGCTATTGATCCTCTTGGGCTGATAATAGTTTCGTCATTAAAGGTCCAATGACTGGCTCTGATACCTGCATTGATATATATGATATTGTCTCCCGACATAAATTGATAAGTGTCTTGCAGAAATGCTGCATATCGGGTACTTGTAATTTCATTATCAGAACGGAGGTTACTGTATACGCTCACGATATCCCCAAGATTGGGTAATGAATAACCTGCCGAATCGCGAACACTCCATTCTTTTATTTTGTCATTAATTTTTTCCTGTTGTAGCGTCAGACCCCATTTAAGGGCATGTTTACCAACTTTAAATGAACCTAGATGACGAATATTGGTAACATCCAGGTTTAAGCTGTTTCGTGCATGTTCCAGATACGAACCAACTGCCAGCAATCCTCCATTTTCACCATCAGCACCATTACTCGATAGATTTAAGTCTGTCAGTTTGTATTCGCCACTTATATCATAGCGTTCGTATTCCCTTGATGAAAAAGCCGAACCAATAAATTCAATTTCGAGATTGTCGGATAGTTTTCCTTTCATGCTTAATGCACCAAAATAAGTGAGGAATTTATCATTTTCCCATCCATCAAAATACACTGTGAAATCTTTTGCATTGTCAGCCGATCCGAATTGCGTTTGACGGCTTTTTGGCGTGAATTTGTAAACATTACTAGATATATTTCCCATGAAGCCAACTTCCCACTTTGACGATAGTCCCAAAGTCATATAGGTTTGTGCATCAACAAATGTAGGATCGTACTCTGCATTTGTATCAAGCGTTCCTAGCAGTGCCCTTGTGGTTTTGTATCTAAATCCTGTTATTTGAGTAAAACGTCCGCTTGAGCTTCCGATATAAGCATTTGCCCCGAGTAAACTAGCTGCTGCCGAAGCCTCAAAAGATTGTGGTTTCTTGTAAGTAATATCGAGAGCCGAAGACATTCTGTCGCCATAAGATGATTCAAAACCTCCGGTGGAGAATTTTACCTCTTTTGTCATCTCGGGGTTTATAAAGCTTAATCCTTCTTGTTGCCCTGATCGAATAAGTAGAGGCCTGTATATTTCTATTCCGTTTACGTAAACAATATTTTCATCATAATTACCCCCTCGAACCGAATACTGAGAACTCATTTCATTCGTGGAGCTTACACCTGCCCCTAAGGCGAGAATAGATTCGATACTTCCTCCGGTAGGATCGGATAATAGATTCGTTTTACCAATTTCTATTTTGTTCATGGTGGAGGTTTGCGCTTTTTCTCCCAAAACGGTAACTTCCTCCAGAACGGTTTCACGCATCATTGTATTGATGGTCATATTGCCTATAACTTTTGCAATCTTTCGTTCGGTTTTTTGATAACCTATTCGTGAAAATACGATAGTAATAGAATCTCCCACAGGAACCGTTATTTGGTATTTCCCCTGATTATTAGTGAAAACACCTAGTGCTGAGCCTTGCACAGATACACTTACAAAATCTACAGGGCTGTTATCAAAATTAGTTACAGTTCCGCTTATTTTTGCTTGT encodes:
- the recJ gene encoding single-stranded-DNA-specific exonuclease RecJ; translation: MIYKWNYKPLTPKETETRDELAVKLGMHPALCQLLIQRGIDTVDKAHKFFHPSLKDLHDPFLLPDMDKAINRIEKALGQKERILVYGDYDVDGTTAVALVFKFLRKFTTNLDYYIPDRYDEGYGISEQGIDYAAETDVKLIIALDCGIKAIEKVKYAKDKGIDFIICDHHMPDETLPDAVAVVDAKRVDSIYPYEHLSGCGVGFKLAQALAQNNKIDFSELLDLLDLVAVSIASDIVPLTGENRILTHYGLKQLNSSPSMGLQGIIDICGLNDKSITVSDIVFKIGPRINASGRMMNGKEAVDLLLSNTALDAKLKSENIDHYNANRRELDKRITDEATNFIESELDITKINSIVIFNKDWHKGVIGIVASRLTEKYYRPAVVLTKSNNLVTGSARSVMGFDVYKAIEACKDILENFGGHTYAAGLSLKEENLQEFRRRFEAMSVELIAPEMMRPQIDINAELDFIDINNKFVSDLEQFAPFGPENLNPIFVSKDVEDYGNSKLVGKDSLHIKLDMVDSSLNTPIHGIAFRQSGSFTMIKNDLFDICYTLEENVHNGKTNTQLYIKDIDKGQFS
- a CDS encoding carboxypeptidase-like regulatory domain-containing protein, with translation MKQHIYITLIFLLFGTGLAAQQAKISGTVTNFDNSPVDFVSVSVQGSALGVFTNNQGKYQITVPVGDSITIVFSRIGYQKTERKIAKVIGNMTINTMMRETVLEEVTVLGEKAQTSTMNKIEIGKTNLLSDPTGGSIESILALGAGVSSTNEMSSQYSVRGGNYDENIVYVNGIEIYRPLLIRSGQQEGLSFINPEMTKEVKFSTGGFESSYGDRMSSALDITYKKPQSFEASAAASLLGANAYIGSSSGRFTQITGFRYKTTRALLGTLDTNAEYDPTFVDAQTYMTLGLSSKWEVGFMGNISSNVYKFTPKSRQTQFGSADNAKDFTVYFDGWENDKFLTYFGALSMKGKLSDNLEIEFIGSAFSSREYERYDISGEYKLTDLNLSSNGADGENGGLLAVGSYLEHARNSLNLDVTNIRHLGSFKVGKHALKWGLTLQQEKINDKIKEWSVRDSAGYSLPNLGDIVSVYSNLRSDNEITSTRYAAFLQDTYQFMSGDNIIYINAGIRASHWTFNDETIISPRGSIALIPDTKRDITLRFATGIYYQAPFYREYQKIVTKGQNSVIELNEDIKSQKSIHFVLGGDYKFRSMDRPFKFTSEVYYKKLSNLVPYTVDNVKIRYSGENSGTGYSMGWDMKLFGEFVKGSDSWISFSLMKTQQTVDGVQAPLPTDQRYNISLFFQDYFPGIERLTMNLRGHLSQGLPQAAPNSGFFEKGYFRTPAYRRLDIGFAWQALGEDFSIRRTNSFLGSFKNIWLGVDIFNLFDINNTNSYYWITNVFNQQFAVPNYLTGRQLNFKIVADF